The Numida meleagris isolate 19003 breed g44 Domestic line chromosome 27, NumMel1.0, whole genome shotgun sequence sequence CGTGCGGGAGCAGATGGCCGCGGCCCTGCGGCAACTGCGGGAGTTGGAGGAGCAGGTGAAAACCATCCCACTGCTGGAGATGCAGATCTGCGAGCTGCAGCGGGAGAAGGCGAAGCTGATGGAGAAGCTGTCGGCAGAGCCCGGCAAGGTGTTGGATCAAACCGGTGGGAGCGAGGAGCAGAcccaagcagagctggagggTGAAGTGGAGCTGGCGAAGGGACGAGCGAGCAAGATTGTGGAGCTGAGGAAGCTGACGGAGAAGCTGGCTGTGCCGGAGCGGGGCGGCCGCAGCGTGCCGGGCAAAGGCATGGCTGCCAGgcccagggctgcagagaggctgtgcCGCTCCGTGGCGGTGGGCGAGGAGCGGGCCATGAGCGACGCTGTCTTCTACTACCGATCGCAGCAGGCGGGCAGTGACGTGCCAGACGGGCGGGAGCGCCGGGACGTGGCCGTGTGGGTGCTGGAGTCCTCGCTGGGCCTGGCCCCCGAGGCAGAGCGGGAGCTGGAACTGCTGCAGCAGACGGTGGGGCACCAGAAGGACGTGATCGCCCTGATGGAGGGGCACCTGCAGGAGGCCACGCGcgagctggaggagctgcgcATGGAGGTGTGCGCCCGCCAGCCCCGCAGCTGCGTGGACAAGGAGGTGACGGCCAGGCCGCAGGTGGCTGAGGCGCTGGTGGAGGCGGCGGTGGCCACGCAGAGCCGGGCGGCCGGAGAGCCCATGGAGACGGCGGACGCGGCTGTGGGGTGCTCCCCGCAAACCGCCTGCGTTGGGGTCAGCTGCCGGCCCCACGGGCAGGACGTGGCTGTCGGGCCCGATGTGGCTGTGGGCCATGAAGACAAAGGCAGCCAGGCCGACGTGGGCCCCGCCGATGCAGGCCCCACTGGTGCAGGCCCTGCCAACATGGGCCTCACCAGTGGAGGCCCTGCTGATACAGGCCCCACTGATCCACATCCTACCAACGTGGGCCCCACCGATGCAGGTCCCACCAACACAGGCTCTGTCGATCCAGGCCCTGCTGTCCCAGCCTGTGAGCAGGTGGAGCCCGGTGCGTGTGATGCCGGATGCCAGCAGCCCCCCCCAAGCAGTCCCACTGCCCCGGCACCGCagtgtgcagcagtgctggaagcaaCAGGGGCTGCCACGCATCCTGTGGCCCCCTCAGCAGAGATGGAGGATGGTGGCCAGGAGCTGGCACAGGAAGGCAGAGCGGCCCCCAGCCCTGCGGCCAGTGAGTTGGGGTGGGGGCTTGGGGTGCCCCCCAACTCGCCGGGCCCTGATcccatttctgtgctgcaggagccctgAAGTCCATCATGAAGAAGCGGGATGGACCTCCCCGGAGCGAGGCTGAGGGCAGCAAGAAGAGCCTGCAGTTTGTGGGCGTGCTGAACGGGGAGTACGTGCCCGGGGTCCCcgtggtgctgggggctgccccctCCCTCAACCATGGGGCAGTGGGGGGCACCCGGTCGGTGCAGCCACTGAGCCCCTCTTTCTGCACAGGTATGAGAGCACATccagcgaggaggaggaggaggaggaggaggaaggagacagCTCCTCCGAAAAGGCTTCAGCTGACAGCTCTGACAGTGAGGAGCCAGGGGGCACCGACACCTcggaggaggaagaagaggatgcTGCGGATGGGGACAGCCAGTGCgagctgagcagggagcaggagggtgAGGGAGCCAGCATGGCCCCGCCGGAGCCCCCCGAGGTGAAGGAGAAGTAAGTGCTGCGCCTGCACCGCGCTCCGGTCCTGCTGATGGGAAAAACACGCTCACCTCCTGCAGAAAGCATTGGGCAGGAAAAGTTGTTCCTGCGTCACCGGTCTGCTAAGGAAACCCTGAGAACgaggctgcagctgcctctTTTCTACAGGagtgatgggaagaaaaaaaaaaaaaaaaaggcattttttaacaaagggaaaaaattcaGCCTAAAAATGGGCAGATCAGTGTCTGAGCATGTCCGTATAAGGCTGCGTTTGGCAGGCTGGACCCCCCCAGGGGCATGGCCACAGAACTGGGAGGAGGGCTCCAGCAATGGGGACGTTCTCTGGGGGAGTACGAGGAactggggagaggaggaaaaccTCAGGGcttgggggggggtgggggggcaggGGCTCCTTGCTGTTGGTGCCATAGCCACCCTTGTGCCCCCCAGGTTCGAGCTGAGCCCCAGGATGCGGGAGGCCTGCCTCATTGTCAAGACCCACCTGggccaccccacagccaccaAGAGCAAGGAGGCGGTGAGTCGGGTGCTACAACTGGGACGGGCACCACCGGGCCAGCCCTCCCCAAAGATGGGCCAGCAATGCCCACATCAGCACTTTTCTCCCAAAGCATGGCCCAGATATCCCAAAATCCCACGTAGACTCAGGGCTGTCCCTGCACGGGGCTAGGTTGTGGGGTCCTGCCTCCCTGCCACGCAGAGGCTCAGCCCCACTCGCTGCCCACagctcaccagcagcagcctggtCCTGCAGGAGTGGTTCCGTCTGTCCAGCCAGAAGTCATCCATCCCCGACACGGTTGCCAACCACCTCCTGGCCTTTGCCGAGCTCTCACCAGCCCTCTTGGCCCACGTGGTCAACCTGGCCGACGGGAACGGCAACACAGCCCTGCACTACAGCGTCTCCCACTCCAACTTCCACATCGTGCGGCTGCTGCTGGACACAGGTGGGTGCCCCTGGATCTGCATGGCCCCAGAAACGTCCCCACTGCAGGGatgccctgggagcagcacccTAAAGCCTTCCTCTGCCCGTCCCCACAGGGGTGTGCAATGTGGACCACCAGAACAAAGCCGGCTACACGGCCCTCATGCTGGCAGCTCTGGCAGCCGTGGAGCAGGAGGATGACATGAACGTGGTCAGGAGGCTCTTCAGCATGGGCAATGTCAACGCCAAGGCCAGCCAGGTTGGTGTGGGGTGGGGGCCACCATGTCCCAACCCCCTGCGAGTGGCTCCCGGCACCATGCTCACCTCCTGAGCCCATCCCAAGGGGCCAATACATGGGGAGGGCATCATATCAGGAACTCTCTCCATCTGACATCAGGCAAggaggtgctcagagcccacgtgggcactggggacagcagtggggcaAGCGGGTGGCCCAGCTGGGGTTGGACCATCCTGGCAGCGTCCCTCGTGTCACAGGCTGGCCAGACCGCACTGATGCTGGCTGTCAGCCACGGACGGCAGGAGATGGTGGAAGCCCTGCTGGCCTGCGGAGCCGATGTGAACCTGCAGGATGAGGAGGGCTCAACTGCGCTCATGTGTGCCTGCGAGCACGGCCGCGTGGAGACCgtgaagctgctgctggctcagcc is a genomic window containing:
- the KANK3 gene encoding KN motif and ankyrin repeat domain-containing protein 3 isoform X1; protein product: MAQPAHLNQNLPDLGGPFLYRDQDDGEKSSYSVETPYGFLLDLDFLKYVDDIESGQTLKKVPLPRRAKGTRLQPGTLRSPSSHASGWTSTESLASTLSEDGRSALLLSPHGRAVPEHPGKQTSLPTSPPPAVRLLPPPARKCLARNPQVEKTLLETSRRLEQEQSHSQPGAPSQAHPWVPAGCEGQPGSVRMSPGSSGRSTPAAGLGAAPLQHVREQMAAALRQLRELEEQVKTIPLLEMQICELQREKAKLMEKLSAEPGKVLDQTGGSEEQTQAELEGEVELAKGRASKIVELRKLTEKLAVPERGGRSVPGKGMAARPRAAERLCRSVAVGEERAMSDAVFYYRSQQAGSDVPDGRERRDVAVWVLESSLGLAPEAERELELLQQTVGHQKDVIALMEGHLQEATRELEELRMEVCARQPRSCVDKEVTARPQVAEALVEAAVATQSRAAGEPMETADAAVGCSPQTACVGVSCRPHGQDVAVGPDVAVGHEDKGSQADVGPADAGPTGAGPANMGLTSGGPADTGPTDPHPTNVGPTDAGPTNTGSVDPGPAVPACEQVEPGACDAGCQQPPPSSPTAPAPQCAAVLEATGAATHPVAPSAEMEDGGQELAQEGRAAPSPAARALKSIMKKRDGPPRSEAEGSKKSLQFVGVLNGEYESTSSEEEEEEEEEGDSSSEKASADSSDSEEPGGTDTSEEEEEDAADGDSQCELSREQEGEGASMAPPEPPEVKEKFELSPRMREACLIVKTHLGHPTATKSKEALTSSSLVLQEWFRLSSQKSSIPDTVANHLLAFAELSPALLAHVVNLADGNGNTALHYSVSHSNFHIVRLLLDTGVCNVDHQNKAGYTALMLAALAAVEQEDDMNVVRRLFSMGNVNAKASQAGQTALMLAVSHGRQEMVEALLACGADVNLQDEEGSTALMCACEHGRVETVKLLLAQPTCDVSIVDSDGNNAVTIALEAGHSNIAVLLYAHLNGTKAQPQQGTSTTGTKSPGSPKKPN
- the KANK3 gene encoding KN motif and ankyrin repeat domain-containing protein 3 isoform X2; the protein is MAQPAHLNQNLPDLGGPFLYRDQDDGEKSSYSVETPYGFLLDLDFLKYVDDIESGQTLKKVPLPRRAKGTRLQPGTLRSPSSHASGWTSTESLASTLSEDGRSALLLSPHGRAVPEHPGKQTSLPTSPPPAVRLLPPPARKCLARNPQVEKTLLETSRRLEQEQSHSQPGAPSQAHPWVPAGCEGQPGSVRMSPGSSGRSTPAAGLGAAPLQHVREQMAAALRQLRELEEQVKTIPLLEMQICELQREKAKLMEKLSAEPGKVLDQTGGSEEQTQAELEGEVELAKGRASKIVELRKLTEKLAVPERGGRSVPGKGMAARPRAAERLCRSVAVGEERAMSDAVFYYRSQQAGSDVPDGRERRDVAVWVLESSLGLAPEAERELELLQQTVGHQKDVIALMEGHLQEATRELEELRMEVCARQPRSCVDKEVTARPQVAEALVEAAVATQSRAAGEPMETADAAVGCSPQTACVGVSCRPHGQDVAVGPDVAVGHEDKGSQADVGPADAGPTGAGPANMGLTSGGPADTGPTDPHPTNVGPTDAGPTNTGSVDPGPAVPACEQVEPGACDAGCQQPPPSSPTAPAPQCAAVLEATGAATHPVAPSAEMEDGGQELAQEGRAAPSPAARALKSIMKKRDGPPRSEAEGSKKSLQFVGVLNGEYESTSSEEEEEEEEEGDSSSEKASADSSDSEEPGGTDTSEEEEEDAADGDSQCELSREQEGEGASMAPPEPPEVKEKFELSPRMREACLIVKTHLGHPTATKSKEALTSSSLVLQEWFRLSSQKSSIPDTVANHLLAFAELSPALLAHVVNLADGNGNTALHYSVSHSNFHIVRLLLDTGVCNVDHQNKAGYTALMLAALAAVEQEDDMNVVRRLFSMGNVNAKASQAGQTALMLAVSHGRQEMVEALLACGADVNLQDEEGSTALMCACEHGRVETVKLLLAQPTCDVSIVDSDGNNAVTIALEAGHSNIAVLLYAHLNGTKAQPQGTSTTGTKSPGSPKKPN